One Archangium violaceum genomic window, CCGCTCGAGAAACGCCCAGCCGTGCATCCGCGGCATGATGAAGTCGAGCAGCACCAGCGCGGGTCTTTGCCCCTTCGACAACCACGCGAGCGCGCTGTCTCCATCGGTCGTGCTCACCACCTGGCACCCCGCATCCGCCAGCGCGGCTTCGATGACCTCGCGCAGATCGCTCTCGTCCTCGACCAGGAGAATGACAAGGGGGTTGGCCGCCATAGGCGGCCGTGCATAGGCCAGCGGGCCGGGTAGCAACAGGGAACATCTGCCGGTTCGTACCGGCATTCCCTCGGGACTCAGCGCTCCTCGAACATGGCCTGGAGGACACGCCAGGCGAGCTGGACCTCCCGTCCGGAGCGGTGGGAGAGGAAGTCGCAGATCTCCGCGACCTGATCGTTGCGATCTCGCTCGAATCCCTGGAACAGCGTCTTCAACGACACATTGAGGCCACCCGCCAACTTCCCCAGCGTCTCCAGGGAGGGCGAGAAGGATCCGCGCTCGATGCGCCGGATGGCATCGACCGACAGTTCGCTGCGCTCGGCGAGCTTCTCCTGGGTGAGTCTCCGCGCGGTCCTCAGGCGACGCATGTGGTCGCCGAACTGCAGGTGCAAACGCCCCCCTCCAGCCAGCCTGTTCTTCTCGTTCTCCATCACCAGGATAATTGGGGGGGCCCCGCGCGCTGTGAAGTGCGCATGTTCTGGGCTTGACCTTGCATTTGCTCTGGGGTCGCCAGAGGCCGCACGTGTCACGAAGCGGACCGCTTGTTCTCGGGTACAGGAGGCCCGGCGAACCCCGCGCCGAGGATCAGCACGAAGGCCTGCGAGGCCTGTGTGTGGAAGAGCGGATCGTGCAGCAACGACAACAGGCAGAAGAACACGAGCGCCCCGAGCGCCCCCAGCCCCTCGGGCCGGGTCCTCGGCAGGCGCCGCGCGAGCCAGCCCAGCAACACCACGAACAGGAGGGCCCCCGGGACACCTGTCTCGGCGGCCATGCTGAGAAACTGGTTGTGCGACTTGCCCGGGTGCTCACGCGCCTGCTCGGGCATGTCGGGAGTGGCGTAGAGGCGTGCCTGGAATCGCCCCGGGCCCACGCCCGTGACGGGGCTCTGGCGCAGCGCGCACAGGCCCGTCT contains:
- a CDS encoding response regulator produces the protein MAANPLVILLVEDESDLREVIEAALADAGCQVVSTTDGDSALAWLSKGQRPALVLLDFIMPRMHGWAFLERLRSDPTLHDVPVVAISILAETHPAVTAALRKPFELASLVETVRRFTRVP
- a CDS encoding helix-turn-helix domain-containing protein, which produces MRRLRTARRLTQEKLAERSELSVDAIRRIERGSFSPSLETLGKLAGGLNVSLKTLFQGFERDRNDQVAEICDFLSHRSGREVQLAWRVLQAMFEER